Proteins encoded in a region of the Bacteroidota bacterium genome:
- a CDS encoding tyrosine-type recombinase/integrase: MASLRKRNGFYSVVFSRRLPSGKLEQKVFSLGTKKKSEADKLKVEYGERYRLGDMDPFAGWTPKAELEAKRKRSVGRTLEGVGAAFMESRSHVRERTRTDYADHLRRLSDQIGASMPVGQINEDDLRRYAFKTRYSVATQTTYLRFCKMLFKWMKEEGYTTADPASRIAYPRKDTRLSGKVMTAEEFHAILVAFKQEQRAKIKSGHVRGLHRWFKPLAMTGYYAGLRRKELIQLDWKDVDFAGRMLYVTATKSGDERTVPIRSALLSVLAAWHRAQGRPTSGPVFYYKCVRGQPFPLNDNHVTTTFKRYVRAAGVRDTVSLHGLRHTSVTELLRSGLGDTYTMKYHGHKSSETMKPYNHISAQDIQNRLDEAGL, translated from the coding sequence ATGGCGAGCCTGCGCAAGCGAAACGGCTTCTACTCCGTCGTCTTCTCTCGCCGGTTGCCCAGCGGCAAGCTCGAACAGAAGGTCTTCAGCCTTGGCACGAAGAAGAAGAGCGAGGCGGACAAGCTCAAGGTCGAGTATGGTGAACGCTACCGTCTCGGGGACATGGATCCCTTCGCGGGATGGACGCCCAAGGCCGAACTCGAAGCAAAGCGCAAGCGCTCAGTTGGACGCACGCTCGAAGGCGTTGGAGCAGCCTTCATGGAGAGCCGGTCGCACGTCCGCGAACGCACACGCACGGACTATGCGGATCACCTCCGTCGCCTGTCCGACCAGATCGGGGCCTCGATGCCTGTCGGACAGATCAACGAAGATGATCTGCGGAGGTACGCTTTTAAGACGCGCTACTCGGTAGCAACACAGACCACGTACCTCCGCTTCTGCAAGATGCTCTTCAAGTGGATGAAGGAGGAGGGCTACACCACGGCTGATCCTGCTTCGCGCATCGCTTACCCCCGCAAGGACACACGACTCTCGGGCAAAGTGATGACCGCTGAGGAGTTCCATGCGATCCTCGTTGCCTTTAAACAGGAGCAGCGGGCAAAGATCAAGTCAGGCCATGTTCGGGGCCTCCACCGCTGGTTCAAGCCGCTTGCAATGACCGGGTATTACGCGGGGTTACGGCGGAAGGAACTGATTCAACTCGACTGGAAGGATGTGGACTTCGCTGGTCGGATGCTCTACGTCACGGCTACCAAGTCGGGCGACGAGCGGACGGTCCCGATCCGATCCGCGCTCCTTTCCGTCCTTGCAGCATGGCACCGAGCACAAGGTCGGCCGACCTCTGGTCCCGTCTTCTACTACAAGTGCGTGCGCGGCCAACCGTTTCCACTCAACGACAACCACGTCACGACTACGTTCAAGCGCTACGTCCGCGCTGCAGGGGTTAGAGACACCGTCTCACTACACGGCTTGCGGCACACCAGCGTGACGGAGCTGCTGCGCAGTGGCCTTGG
- a CDS encoding alkaline phosphatase D family protein yields the protein MLLVLVGTGCTRTVRPTAYEGPLVRWMWSGAVTPTSATVVAQLRQPQDSVRVVFSRTPRFELAIASAWVPAPRGTLSNDATVRLPVRGLVPGMRYFYAVETPSLRDTAFGRLRTPPRGPHSFTFAAGACAATGSRSSVYDSIRTLNPDFFFHLGDAHYEDIEQNDVAVFGEAYDDILTSPTQSLLYQSTPIAYTWDDHDFGPNDSDATSPSRSASRIAYQRFVPHYPLADPDAAPEDRAIYQTFVRGRVRFVVTDLRSERDPHDVPLPERSMLGAQQKAWFKQTLRDATEPLVIWVSGVPWIADLDEDGDNWSGYAAERAELVAFFEEIDITGRMVILSGDAHMLAADDGTHSPGGIPVLQAAPLDRRGSVKGGPYTHGPFAPPVFSMTNTFDGQFGIITVEDEGGSELCLTFSGRRLDRSDDEVEELLRLTRCFQVPDRLFDGPIFEGPPVPDDGGQEE from the coding sequence GTGCTGCTCGTCCTCGTGGGGACTGGCTGCACCCGGACGGTCCGCCCGACAGCCTACGAGGGGCCGCTGGTGCGCTGGATGTGGTCGGGCGCGGTGACGCCGACCTCGGCGACGGTGGTGGCGCAGCTGCGGCAGCCGCAGGACTCGGTGCGCGTCGTGTTCAGCCGCACGCCCCGCTTCGAACTGGCCATTGCCTCAGCGTGGGTGCCGGCGCCACGCGGCACGCTGAGCAACGACGCGACGGTACGGCTGCCCGTGCGAGGCCTCGTGCCGGGGATGAGGTACTTCTACGCGGTCGAGACGCCGAGCCTCCGCGATACGGCCTTCGGGCGGCTGCGCACGCCACCGCGCGGGCCGCACTCGTTCACGTTCGCGGCCGGGGCGTGTGCCGCAACAGGGTCGCGCAGCAGCGTCTACGACTCGATCCGCACGCTCAACCCCGACTTCTTCTTCCACCTCGGCGACGCGCACTACGAGGACATTGAGCAGAACGACGTGGCCGTGTTTGGCGAGGCCTACGACGACATCCTGACCTCGCCCACGCAGTCGCTCCTCTACCAGAGCACGCCCATCGCCTACACCTGGGACGACCACGACTTCGGCCCCAACGACTCCGACGCGACCTCGCCGAGCCGGTCCGCCTCGCGCATCGCCTACCAGCGCTTCGTCCCGCACTACCCGCTCGCCGATCCGGACGCCGCGCCCGAAGACCGCGCGATCTACCAGACGTTCGTGCGGGGCCGCGTACGCTTCGTGGTCACCGACCTCCGCTCCGAACGCGACCCACACGACGTCCCGCTCCCGGAGCGCTCGATGCTGGGCGCGCAGCAGAAGGCCTGGTTCAAGCAGACGCTCCGCGACGCCACCGAGCCGCTCGTCATCTGGGTCAGCGGCGTGCCGTGGATCGCCGACCTCGACGAGGACGGCGACAACTGGAGCGGCTATGCCGCCGAGCGCGCGGAGCTGGTGGCCTTCTTCGAGGAGATCGACATCACAGGCCGCATGGTCATCCTCTCGGGCGACGCCCACATGCTCGCCGCCGACGACGGGACGCACAGCCCCGGCGGCATCCCTGTCTTGCAGGCGGCCCCGCTCGACCGGCGCGGCTCGGTCAAGGGCGGGCCGTACACGCACGGGCCTTTTGCGCCGCCGGTCTTCTCAATGACCAACACCTTCGACGGGCAGTTCGGTATCATCACGGTGGAGGACGAGGGCGGCAGCGAGCTCTGCCTCACGTTCAGCGGGCGCCGCCTCGATCGCAGCGACGACGAGGTCGAGGAGCTCCTGCGCCTCACGCGCTGCTTCCAGGTCCCCGACCGCCTCTTCGACGGCCCCATCTTTGAAGGCCCGCCGGTTCCTGACGATGGCGGCCAAGAGGAATAG
- a CDS encoding S46 family peptidase, translating into MRRPNTVVLVALAALLAFAPSLSAQPAGVPDTHRAGPLDNGKMWLFEQPPIAYLDSTYDFRPDADWFERARLGALRISGCSAAFVSPNGLVATNHHCVRSQIVEVAEEGESLLDDGFVAMTLDEERPVPGFYADQLIAIADVTAEIEAELGDGAGAVTPEQIEAATDALAEQLANARGGEDAGIRVEVVALYEGGRFSAYTFQRYEHFQLVMAPEYALGSFGGDADNFTFPRYSLDFAFLRATDADGGLLTVEHYFPLAQDGASAGDLVFVIGNPGSTSRQATVAQLQFRRDLAVPTDLAWVTSRTDALAAYLAQNPNDDTQRVTLSSLLNFQKSLLGQQDALRNEVVMARRADSERQFREAGAGDLIDQMAAVQSDRRALGDAFQAFSRFGSQRFSSGLMLRALIGAQGDAERLATIENRPDPLERLYFEADIATLRRYYAKAGLPMPEVLRGASDAAVAAKLRSNTALTDAASTQTALDNGGLPTADVLVQLGGEVLGELRRFYQASGELTEREQAVARAIGQKRFAVYGTAVPPDATFSPRITDGLVRGYEYNGTVAAPFTTFFGLYDHYNSYCDQDDPSDDAGAGAGACMWALPERWLPVPDALALGTPVNFSSTADTIGGNSGSPVVNRDLELVGINFDRTIEGLARNYLYFAEIGRNVSVDARGILESLRSVYQHDRLVTELTTGEL; encoded by the coding sequence ATGCGCCGCCCGAATACCGTCGTCCTCGTTGCCCTTGCGGCACTGCTCGCGTTTGCTCCGTCGCTCTCCGCGCAGCCAGCCGGTGTCCCCGACACGCACCGCGCGGGACCGCTCGACAACGGCAAGATGTGGCTCTTCGAGCAGCCGCCGATCGCCTACCTCGACTCGACCTACGATTTCCGCCCCGACGCGGACTGGTTCGAGCGGGCCCGCCTCGGCGCGCTGCGCATCTCTGGGTGCTCGGCGGCGTTCGTCTCGCCGAACGGGCTTGTGGCGACCAACCACCACTGCGTGCGCAGCCAGATTGTGGAGGTGGCCGAGGAGGGCGAGTCGCTGTTGGACGACGGGTTCGTGGCGATGACGCTGGACGAGGAGCGCCCGGTGCCCGGCTTCTACGCTGACCAACTCATCGCCATCGCCGATGTGACGGCGGAGATCGAGGCCGAACTGGGCGACGGTGCGGGGGCGGTGACGCCCGAGCAGATCGAGGCGGCCACGGACGCCCTCGCCGAGCAGCTTGCGAACGCGCGCGGCGGCGAGGACGCGGGCATCCGCGTGGAGGTGGTCGCGCTCTACGAGGGCGGACGCTTCTCCGCCTACACCTTCCAGCGCTACGAGCACTTCCAACTCGTCATGGCGCCCGAGTACGCGCTCGGCAGCTTCGGCGGCGACGCGGACAACTTCACCTTCCCGCGCTACAGCCTCGACTTCGCCTTCCTCCGCGCCACTGACGCCGACGGCGGGCTCCTCACCGTCGAGCACTACTTCCCCCTCGCCCAGGACGGGGCCAGCGCAGGCGACCTCGTCTTCGTGATCGGCAACCCGGGCTCGACCTCGCGCCAGGCGACCGTCGCCCAGCTCCAGTTCCGCCGCGACCTCGCCGTGCCGACCGACCTCGCGTGGGTGACGAGCCGCACCGACGCGCTCGCCGCCTACCTCGCGCAGAACCCGAACGACGACACGCAGCGCGTGACGCTCTCCAGCCTGCTCAACTTCCAGAAGTCGCTGCTCGGCCAGCAGGACGCGCTCCGCAACGAGGTCGTGATGGCCCGGCGCGCCGACTCCGAGCGGCAGTTCCGTGAGGCGGGCGCAGGCGACCTCATCGACCAGATGGCGGCGGTGCAGTCAGACCGTCGGGCGCTCGGCGACGCGTTCCAGGCATTCTCGCGCTTCGGTAGCCAGCGCTTCTCGTCCGGCTTGATGCTGCGCGCGCTCATCGGGGCGCAGGGTGATGCGGAGCGGCTCGCCACCATCGAGAACCGGCCCGACCCGCTTGAACGGCTCTACTTCGAGGCCGACATCGCCACGCTGCGGCGCTACTATGCCAAGGCCGGCCTGCCCATGCCCGAGGTGCTGCGCGGCGCCTCCGACGCGGCCGTGGCCGCGAAGCTCCGCAGCAACACGGCCCTCACCGACGCCGCAAGCACGCAGACCGCGCTCGACAACGGCGGCCTCCCCACTGCTGACGTCCTCGTCCAGCTCGGCGGCGAGGTGCTTGGCGAACTCCGCCGGTTCTACCAGGCCAGCGGCGAACTCACGGAACGCGAGCAGGCCGTGGCCCGCGCCATCGGGCAGAAGCGCTTCGCCGTCTACGGCACCGCCGTCCCGCCCGACGCGACGTTCTCGCCGCGCATCACCGACGGCCTCGTGCGCGGCTACGAGTACAACGGCACCGTCGCCGCGCCCTTCACGACGTTCTTCGGCCTCTACGACCACTACAACTCCTACTGCGATCAGGACGACCCGTCGGACGACGCCGGGGCCGGAGCCGGAGCGTGCATGTGGGCGCTGCCGGAGCGCTGGCTCCCCGTCCCCGACGCGCTCGCGCTCGGCACGCCGGTCAACTTCTCGTCCACCGCCGACACCATCGGCGGCAACTCGGGCTCGCCGGTCGTGAACCGCGACCTCGAACTCGTCGGCATCAACTTCGACCGGACGATCGAAGGGCTGGCGCGCAACTACCTCTACTTCGCCGAGATCGGACGCAACGTGTCCGTGGACGCGCGCGGCATCCTGGAGTCGCTGCGGTCGGTCTACCAGCACGACCGCCTCGTCACTGAGCTGACGACGGGTGAACTCTAG